In Solanum pennellii chromosome 7, SPENNV200, the following are encoded in one genomic region:
- the LOC107024550 gene encoding oxysterol-binding protein-related protein 4C: MVIEREVGPRVFLTAPLSLEEESDVADYRAPNLLQRILSLFSSVRPGSDLTRIQLPPLFNLPKSQLQCYGESVYCINNDMLSKCGKGENSLERLKSVVGWSISTLRPLMFGVAPYNPILGETHHVSKASLNVLLEQVSHHPPVTALHATDDKENIEMIWCHNPVPKFYGTKIETEVHGKKVLRLLNKQENYVMNSPKLVIKLLPYPGVDWIGNVTIKCEESDLQADLCYKGASLLSNKGYRSIKGKIFVTSTSKTICEINGHWDRSVTTKDISTGKVNEIYNAKESLSGMKTPIVKDPKVVMPSESTFVWAEVSQSILTRNWDKAKQSKAIIEEKEREFAKERKSKSENWIPKHFRVSYSKELGWESTPNERWVPQAPIIVPT; the protein is encoded by the exons ATG GTTATAGAAAGAGAGGTGGGGCCTAGGGTTTTTCTAACAGCACCTTTATCATTGGAGGAGGAATCAGATGTGGCTGACTACAGAGCACCTAATCTGCTCCAACGAATTTTAAGCCTTTTCAGCAGTGTACGGCCAGGATCTGATCTCACACGTATTCAG CTACCTCCATTATTCAACCTCCCAAAATCACAGCTACAATGTTATGGGGAATCAGTGTATTGTATCAACAATGACATGTTAAGCAAGTGTGGAAAAGGGGAGAATTCACTTGAAAGGTTGAAATCAGTGGTGGGTTGGAGCATATCCACTTTGAGGCCTTTGATGTTTGGTGTGGCTCCATATAATCCTATTCTTGGTGAGACTCATCATGTCTCCAAAGCCTCTCTCAATGTTCTCTTGGAACag gtGTCCCACCATCCACCAGTGACTGCTCTTCATGCAACTGATGACAAAGAGAATATTGAAATGATATGGTGCCATAATCCTGTCCCAAAGTTCTATG GTACAAAAATTGAAACCGAGGTACATGGAAAAAAGGTGTTGAGGCTTctaaataaacaagaaaattatgtaatgaattCACCAAAATTGGTGATTAAACTCCTTCCATATCCTGGTGTTGATTGGATTGGAAATGTAACAATTAAGTGTGAAGAAAGTGATCTTCAAGCTGATTTATGTTACAAAGGAGCTTCTTTGTTAAGCAACAAAGGATATAGATCAATTAAAGGCAAGATTTTTGTTACTTCAACTTCAAAGACAATTTGTGAGATCAATGGACATTGGGATAG AAGTGTGACAACTAAGGATATAAGCACAGGAAAAGTGAATGAGATTTACAATGCAAAGGAATCTCTATCTGGAATGAAGACTCCAATTGTGAAAGATCCAAAg GTTGTTATGCCAAGTGAATCAACATTTGTATGGGCAGAAGTGAGTCAATCAATCCTAACAAGAAATTGGGATAAAGCAAAGCAATCAAAGGcaataattgaagaaaaagaaagagaatttgcaaaagaaagaaaatccaaatctgaaaattggATTCCAAAACATTTTAGAGTATCATATAGTAAGGAATTAGGGTGGGAGTCCACACCAAATGAGAGGTGGGTCCCACAAGCTCCAATTATTGTTCCTACTTGA